One Chloroflexota bacterium genomic window carries:
- a CDS encoding YtxH domain-containing protein: protein MPKNTGSFIFGLTFGALCGVVMALLLTPQSGEETRELLGKKTDDFRKGAEDAVERARESTAGIVDRGRSFAEDAQTRLHAIHGTEQPAPEQETAPEPQPTPEQQPERVQPQV, encoded by the coding sequence ATGCCCAAGAATACGGGAAGCTTCATATTCGGACTGACATTCGGCGCGCTTTGCGGGGTAGTCATGGCACTGCTCTTGACCCCCCAGAGTGGCGAGGAAACGCGCGAACTCCTTGGCAAGAAGACTGATGACTTTAGGAAGGGCGCGGAAGACGCAGTCGAGCGTGCGCGTGAGAGTACCGCCGGCATCGTGGATCGTGGCCGCAGCTTTGCGGAAGACGCGCAGACTCGTCTCCACGCCATTCACGGCACTGAGCAGCCCGCGCCTGAGCAGGAAACCGCACCGGAGCCACAGCCCACACCCGAGCAGCAGCCGGAACGCGTGCAGCCCCAGGTCTAG